The genomic stretch GTAAGAAATTACTGGTCTGTCATTAATTCTGACAAAAAGTCCAGAAATGTCATCATTTAAATTCTCAGGAACAACATCAACATTTAATTGTTTTGCTAACGCTACAACATCAAACCCTGCCTCAAAAAAACCTTGCTGTTTTAATATTTGTTCAGCTTTTGTTTCAATGTAACTATAGGTGTTAGTCATTTTTCAAATTTTTATTGATTAATTTTTCAAGAAATTCTTTTGTTTTATCATCTAGATTTTTATCATCTAAAAATTTTTCTACCTCACCTTTATTTTTTGATTCAATTTCTTTCTCTATTTCAGAATATGCGGGTAAGATAGATTGAATATCAATATCCAATTCATTACATATTTGATATAGTATATGTAATGGAGGGTGCTGTTTGCCTTTCTCTATATTTGATATAGAGGTTCTGCCAATATTGGGGATTTTTGCTGATAATTCAGTTTGACTCAATTTTTTATTGATTCTTAATGATTTGAGTTTTTCCCCAACCATTGAATATAAGACTTTACTGAATGTGCTCATATTATGATAAACGATTCTTTCCTTTATTTATTTTGTAAATCTACAATATCCTGTTCAATTAGACAATGATTTTTGTTATATGACACATTGTCACAATTTTTATCTTGGTATAAATTTTGTTTTATTGTAATGAAATGTCAATAAATAGTGCATTGATTTATTATTGTCAATT from Chryseobacterium indologenes encodes the following:
- a CDS encoding helix-turn-helix domain-containing protein, whose product is MSTFSKVLYSMVGEKLKSLRINKKLSQTELSAKIPNIGRTSISNIEKGKQHPPLHILYQICNELDIDIQSILPAYSEIEKEIESKNKGEVEKFLDDKNLDDKTKEFLEKLINKNLKND